CACGCCGGTTTCGGCGATCTCGTCGAGCCACAGGCCGCCGCCCTTGGTGAAGGTGACCACCGGCACTTTTTCGCCGTCATGATCGCGCTTCAGCTGACTCACCACCTGCTGGATGTAGTGCAACGAAAAGCGTTGATAGACGCCGTCCGCCAGCGCCCCGCCCCACGTGTCGAAAATCATCACGGCTTGCGCGCCGGCTTCGATCTGCGCGTTCAGGTAAGCGGCAACCGCGCGCGCGTTGACGTCGAGAATGCGATGCATGAGGTCCGGACGCGCATACAACATTGACTTGACCGTGCGGAAGTCCGCCGAACCGCCGCCTTCAACCATGTAGCACGCGAGCGTCCACGGACTGCCCGAAAAACCGATCAGCGGCACGCGCTGGCGGCCCTGCGCATCGGTGAGCGCGGTGCGAATTTCGCGCACGGCGTCAGTCACGTAGCGCAGCGTGGCGTCGATGTCCGGCACCGCGAGGCGCGCGACGTCGTCTTCCGTACGCACCGGCCGCGCGAATTTTGGGCCCTCCCCGGTCACGAACTCCAGGCCCAGACCCATTGCGTCGGGCACGGTCAGGATGTCGGAGAACAGGATCGCGGCGTCGAGCGGATAGCGCTCTAGCGGTTGCAGCGTGACCTCCGTTGCGAACGCCGGGCTTTTTGCCAGACCCAGGAAACTGCCCGCGCGACCGCGCGTGGCGTTGTATTCCGGCAGGTAGCGGCCAGCTTGCCGCATCAGCCAGATCGGCGTGTAGTCGGTCGGCTGGCGCAGCAGCGCGCGCAGGAAAGTATCGTTCAGGAGTTTATGGGCCACGTTGCGTACGACTGAGGGCAAAGGGGCATTTTACCGGACCGGACTCGCTGCATCGTGCCAGATGCGACCAATAACTGCTGCGCGCCTCGCTCAAGGCGGCTTTTTCGTGGATTGGCAGCCGTCTCCCACCTGGCTGAACGGCCAATGTTCAAGCCCGGATTGCCGAGCTATCATCCAGCAGACTTACCACACAATTACATACAACCAAGGAGACTCGATGAACAAGGCGACACTCGCGCTGCTCGGCGCGCTGACCGGTGTTTTGATGCATATAGGCGCGGCTTGGGCCCAGAGCACCGCTGCGGCGGCGCCCTCGCGGCTCGATGAAATCATCGCGCGCGGCACGTTGCGCGCCTGCACGACCGGCGACTACAAACCGTACTCGTTCTACAAGGCGGACGGCCAGTTCGAAGGCATTGATATCGACATGACGGAGTCGCTCGCCAAGTCGCTCGGCGTCAAGACAGAGTACGTCAAGACGACGTGGTCGAACCTGATGAATGACTTCGTCGCCAGATGCGACGTCGGCGTAGGCGGCGTATCGCCGACCCTCGAACGGCAGAAACGCGCGTTTTTCACGCAGGCGTATATGGTCGACGGCAAAACGCCGATCGTTCGATGCGACGACGTCAGCAAATACCAGACGGTGGCGCAGATCGACCAGCCCGCAACACGGGTAATCGTCAATCCGGGCGGCACCAACGAGCGGTTCGCGAAGCAATACTTTCCGCACGCCAACCTGACCGTGTATCCCGACAACGTGACCGTTTTCAAGCAGATTCTTGCCGGCAAGGCCGACGTCATGGTGACGGACGCGTCGGAAACGTTGCTACAACAAAAGCTGAATCCGGGTCTTTGCTCGGTGCATCCGGACAAGCCTTTCCAGTACGGAGAAAAGGCCTGGCTGCTGCCGCGTGGCGACGTGGCGCTCCAGGAGTACGTCGACCAATGGCTGCACCTCGCGCGTGCGACCGGCGAGTATCAAGCCATTTCGGACAAATGGCTGAAATAGCATGGTGGTTTTTTTTTGGCCGCCCCAGTTTCCGTTCTCTCTGGCAGACGGGGCGGTCGGCAAAACGCCAAGAAATTTCGCTCACGCGCCGAATCATGTAACGGCACGAGGTGCGTCCAGGTAAGAACAGATCAATGATGCCGCGCTGAGCGTCGGGGAACGCGCCCTTTTTCTTGGCCGTTGCCCATACGGCGAATATTGCTGCGCAACCCGGCGGCCACGTTTGAACCGTTGAAATTTATTGAGCGCGGCCGAATACGTGTAACGCGGGCGATTCGTCACCCAAACGATGACCATGCAACCATTTCATGCGGAATCGACTTAATGGATGACGTCGCAATATGCGTCGCGAATAGCATCAATCATGCGTATGAAATTGCGGGGCAGTCATCGGTAAATATTACGTTTCAAACGATCCTTTTTGGCAATATATCCTGCAGCGCCTTATCTGGCGGGCGTTACAACCTGAAACACTTTGTTACCGCGCCCATGGGTTAATTCGCCCACAATGCCCTCAACGGTTTCAACACGGATGTGGCTGGGTGCGTGGTGTGAGCGGATACGATGCACTTGCCGGTCGGCGTATGCCGAAGCCCTGTGAAGGGGCATCCCTGCTGGGGCCGTAGTCGGCGCAGGGTCGCCGTCTCAGTCGGTTCCTTCTTTGGTCTCCTCGCGCTAACCCCGTAGCGTGTGGTTTTTAGCGGGCTCCAGGCCCGCTTTTTTTTCGTCCAGCCAAACGTTTGCGCGATGCGGTAACGCGCCTTTTGTAGTAAGTTAGCCGCTTTTCACAACTTACGCGCAGCAAACGGCTTGGTTCCTGTTCTTCAATGGCAGGTCCGCCGCGCAATAAACCCGCGTGTGGACCTGCTATCGAACATCATCACGCCGTCTTATCTTCCCGCAGCTTCAATTCGCTGATCATCCGCTCGCGCATAATGAACTTCTGCACCTTGCCGGTCACCGTCATGGGCAGTTCGTCGACAAAACGGATGTACTTCGGCACCTTGTAGTGCGCAATCTGGCCTTGGCAGAACTGCTGGATCTCTTCAGCGCTCGCCTGCTCGCCCGAGCGCAATACGACCCACGCGCAAACCTCTTCACCGTATTTCGAGTCGGGCACGCCGAATACCTGCACGCTCTGGATTTTCGGGTGACGGAATAGAAACTCCTCGATTTCGCGCGGATAGATGTTCTCGCCGCCGCGAATCAGCATGTCTTTCAGACGTCCGACGATATTGCAATAGCCTTCGGCATCGAACGTCGCCAGATCGCCGGTGTGCATCCAACCGTCGACAATGCTTTCGCGTGTCTTCGCCTCATCGTCCCAATAGCCCTGCATCACCGAATAGCCGCGTGTACACAGTTCACCGGTTTCGCCCACTGGCACAATGTTGCCAAGGGGATCGACGATTTTCACCTCCAGATGCGGCTGGATGCGCCCGACCGTGGTTGTGCGCTTGTCGAGCGGATCGGTAGTCGAGCTCTGGAACGAGACCGGGCTGGTTTCCGTCATGCCGTAGGCGATGGTGATCTCGCCCAGATGCATCCTGGAGACGACCTTCTTCATGGTCTCGATCGGACATGGCGAGCCCGCCATGATGCCGGTGCGCAAGCGCGATAAGTCGTAGGTGGCGAAGTCCGGGTGATCGAGTTCGGCAATGAACATGGTCGGCACGCCGTGCAGCGCGGTGCACTGCTCTTCCGCGACTGCGGCCAAGGTTGCGGCCGGGTCGAATCCCTCACCTGGAAACACCATATTGGCGCCGACAGATACGCACGCTAGCACCGATAACACCATTCCAAAGCAGTGATACAACGGCACGGGAATGCACAAGCCGTCCTGCTCGGTTAGGCGCATCGCCATCGCGATGTAGCGCGCGTTGTTGACCACGTTGCGATGGGTCAGCGTCGCGCCCTTCGGGTTGCCTGTCGTGCCGCTTGTGAACTGGATGTTGATCGGATCGCGGCACGAGAGCGTGGCGCCGATGGCGTCGAGTTTCGGCACGTCCAGCGACGCGCGACCTTGCTCGATCACGTCGGAAAAGCTCAACATGCCTGGCGTTTCCGTATCGCACATGCGAATCACATAGCGCAATTCGGGCAGCCTCGACGCATGCAGTTCACCCGGCGCTTGCGCGGCCAGTTCAGGTGCAAGTTCCTGCAACATCTCAAGGTACATGGACGTCTTGAAACGCTCGGCGGCGATGATTGCCTTGCAACCGACCTTGTTCAGCGCGTATTCGAGTTCCGCAAGCCGATATGCCGGGTTGATATTGACCAGCACAGCGCCGATGCGCGCGGTCGCAAACTGGGTGAGCAACCATTCCACGCGATTCGGCGACCAGATGCCGACCCGGTCACCCTTCACGATGCCGAGCGCGAGCAGGCCGGCCGCCAACACGTCGACTTCTTCCGCAAACTCCTGCCATGTCCAGCGAATGCGTTGCTCGCGAAACACCACCGCTGGACGATCCGGAAAACGCTCGGCCGTATCGCGCAGAAACTGACCGACCGTCGCTTCGCTCAACGGGATGTCGGTCGGCCCACGGACGTACGACAGCCCGTCTTTGGGTTCGATGAGTGCACCTTCGCCTGACACGTGCGTTGCCATGGTGTTGTCTCCGTGAACTGAGCGGAAGCTCTTATTGAAATGAATTTGAAACCGATTGTGCCACCGGCATGTGTCGGCCAGGCATCAAGTCTTACCCGCAGCGCATTTCCAGACGTCGAGGTGTGGCGCCGATCGGCTTGAGAACACGATTCTGCTCACCTTTCCGTAAACGTCAAGTAAAGGTCAAAAAAAAGCAGCCGGAAAGGCTGCTTTCTCTCTGATACGTATTGCTTAGTGCTGGCCGCGCAGCTTACGCAGACGCTGGATCGCAGCGAGCTGAGCCGTCGCGTACGCCAGTTCCGCTTGCGCGGTTGCGTATTCGAGGTTCGAACCCGTGTTCTGCAGCGCTTCTTCCGCACGCTTGCGTGCATCCTCAGCCTTGGCTTCGTCGAGATCCTTACCGCGGATCGCGGTGTCGGCGAGTACCGTCACGGCGCCCGGCTGGATTTCGAGGATGCCGCCGGCGACGAAGACAAACTCTTCTTCACCGTTTTCAGCTTCGATGCGCACCGCACCCGGACGAATCCGCGTGATGAGCGGCGTGTGGCCCGGCAGAATGCCGAGTTCACCTGCTTCGCCCGGCAGCGCGACGAACTTCGCCTGGCCCGAGAAGATCTGCTCTTCCGCGCTGACGACGTCTACTTTAATGGTTGCCATATCGACTCCTGTGGCGAGCAGAGTTAGCGCTGTGACGCTGACTCTTGTCCCATGCAAGGCTGGATTGAGCGTAGTAAGAGGCGCCGGTTTTGCCCAATACCACCCCTTCCCGGGTAGTATTTCGGCGCGAGCGGCGCCCGCCTCGTTACACCCGACCTTTACTGGATCTTCTTGGCCTTTTCGAAGGCTTCGTCGATCGTGCCGACCATGTAGAACGCCTGTTCCGGCAGATGGTCGCACTCGCCTTCAACAATCATCTTGAAGCCACGAATCGTTTCCTTCAGCGGCACGTACTTGCCCGGCGAGCCCGTGAACACTTCAGCGACGTGGAACGGCTGCGACAGGAAACGCTGGATCTTACGAGCGCGCGCCACGGCGAGCTTGTCTTCCGGCGCCAGTTCGTCCATGCCCAGAATCGCGATAATGTCGCGCAGTTCCTTGTAGCGCTGCAGCGTTTGCTGCACGCCGCGCGTGATCGCGTAGTGCTCTTCACCGATCACGTTCGGATCGATCTGACGCGAGGTCGAATCGAGCGGGTCGACTGCCGGGTAGATACCCAGCGAAGCGATGTCACGCGACAACACGACGGTCGCGTCCAGGTGGCCGAAAGTCGTAGCCGGCGACGGGTCGGTCAAGTCATCCGCAGGGACGTACACGGCCTGAACCGACGTGATCGAACCGGTCTTGGTCGACGTAATACGCTCTTGCAGCTTACCCATTTCTTCAGCCAGCGTCGGCTGATAGCCCACTGCCGACGGCATACGGCCGAGCAGTGCCGACACTTCCGTGCCTGCCAGCGTGAAACGGTAGATGTTGTCCACGAAGAACAACACGTCGAGACCTTCGTCACGGAAGTGCTCAGCCATCGTCAGACCGGTCAGCGCGACGCGCAGACGGTTGCCCGGCGGCTCGTTCATCTGGCCGTATACCAGCGCGACCTTGTCGAGAACGTTCGAGTCCTTCATTTCGTGATAGAAGTCGTTCCCTTCACGGGTACGCTCGCCAACACCGGCGAACACGGAGTAACCACCGTGTTCCTTCGCGATGTTGTTGATCAGTTCCATCATGTTCACGGTCTTGCCCACGCCGGCGCCACCGAACAGGCCAACCTTACCGCCCTTCGCGAACGGGCAGATCAGGTCGATAACCTTGATGCCGGTTTCGAGCAGTTCCGTCGATGGCGACAGTTCGTCGAACGCCGGAGCCTTCTGGTGAATACCGCGAACCACGTCCGAGTTGATCGGGCCGGCTTCGTCGATCGGGCGACCTAGCACGTCCATGATCCGGCCGAGGGTCGGCTTGCCGACCGGCACGCTGATCGGCTTGCCGGTGTTCTTCACCGTCGTACCGCGGCGCAGACCGTCGGATGCACCCAGACAGATGGTGCGGACAACGCCGTCGCCCAGCTGCTGCTGGACTTCGAGCGTCAATTCCGAACCTTCGAGAATGAGCGCGTCGTAAATCTTCGGCATGTGGTCACGCGGGAATTCCACGTCGATCACCGCGCCGATGCACTGTACGATCTTGCCTTCTACCAAAGCAGTAGTACTCATCGCTTTTCCTTTAGATACTCAATTCTTCACTCGCGCAAAGGCGCAGTTTCGATGGGTGCGCCGCGAAGGCGCACACGAAGCGGCGTGCTGACCGTTAAGGTCAGACTGCCGCCGCGCCACCGACGATTTCCGACAGTTCTTTCGTGATCGCGGCCTGACGGCTCTTGTTGTACACGAGCTGCAGTTCGTTGATGACCGTCTTCGCGTTGTCCGAAGCGGCCTTCATTGCGACCATCCGTGCCGACTGCTCCGACGCCATGTTTTCCGCGACGGCCTGATAGACCAGCGCTTCGACATAACGCACCAGCAGTTCGTCCACCACTGCCTGCGCATCCGGCTCGTAGATATAGTCCCACTGCGTGCTCGGCGTCGCGCCGTCTTCTTCCTTGCGCTCGAACTGGTCTGCCGACAGCGGCAGCAGTTGCTCGATCACCGGCTCCTGCTTCATCGTATTGACGAAGCGCGTGTACGCCAGGTACACCGCCGAAACCTTGCCTTCCGAGTACAGGTCGAGCTGCACCTTCACCGCGCCGATCAGCTTTTCCAGATGCGGCGTATCGCCCAGATGCACGACATTCGACACCACCTTTGCGCGCAGACGGCTCAGGAAACCCAGGCCCTTGGTGCCGATCGCGGTTGCTTCGATCGTCTTGCCCTGGCCTTCCAGTTCCTTGAATTTCTGCAGCGACGCACGCAACACATTGGTGTTCATGCCGCCGCACAGACCTTTATCAGTCGTGACGAGGATGATGCCGGCCGTCTTCGCACCTTCGTTCGCCACCATGAACGGGTGACGATACTCCGGGTTCGCGCGGCTCATGTGTGCAGCGATATCGCGGACCTTGTCAGCATACGGGCGAGCAGCGCGCATGCGCTCCTGAGCGCGGCGCATCTTCGATGCGGCCACCATCTCCATCGCTTTCGTGATCTTGCGCGTGTTTTGCACGCTCTTGATCTTGCCGCGAATTTCCTTCATTCCAGCCATTGCTTGCTCCTTTGTCGGCCCGAGTTAGCGCTTTAGCGATTACTCGGGCCCCATGCAAAGCTTCGGCCCGAGTTAGCGCTTCCACCCTGACTCGGGTCCCATGCAAAGCGATCGAAGCAGCGCGGGTTCAGTTGCCTGCGGCCCGCGCCGCTTCAAGGTCCGTTTATGCCTTGCGGGTCACTCGCGGATCAATAAGCGCCGGACTTCTTGAAGTCTTTGAGAGCCGTATGCAGCAAGGCTTCGTCGTCCTTCGAGAGTTCCTTGGTGTCTTCGACGCGCTTGATCAGGTCAGCGTGCTTCGACTTCAGGTAATCGCGCAGGCCCTTTTCGAACGGCAGCACTTGCGCAACTTCCAGATCATCGAGGTAACCGTTGTTCGCTGCGAACAGCGCGACAGCCAGTTCCCACACTTGCAACGGCTGATATTGCGGCTGCTTCAGCAGTTCCGTCACGCGGCGGCCGCGTTCCAGCTGTTTGCGGGTTGCTTCGTCGAGGTCCGAGGCGAACTGCGCGAACGCAGCCAGCTCACGGTATTGCGCGAGGTCGGTACGGATACCGCCTGACAGCTTCTTCACAACCTTCGTCTGAGCGGCACCACCGACGCGCGACACCGACACGCCGGCGTTAATTGCCGGCCGGATACCTGCGTTGAAGAGGTCGGTTTCCAGGAAGATCTGGCCGTCGGTAATCGAGATCACGTTCGTCGGAACGAATGCGGTCACGTCGCCTGCTTGCGTTTCAATGACCGGCAGAGCCGTCAGCGAACCGCTCTTGCCCTTCACTTCACCGTTCGTGAACTTCTCGACGTACTCTTCCGAGACGCGAGCAGCACGTTCCAGGAGACGCGAGTGCAGATAGAACACGTCGCCCGGGTAAGCTTCGCGGCCCGGCGGACGGCGCAGCAGCAACGAGATCTGACGGTATGCCCAAGCTTGCTTGGTCAAGTCGTCATAAACGATCAGCGCGTCTTGACCGCGGTCGCGGAAGTACTCGCCCATCGTGCAACCAGCATACGGGGCCAGGTATTGCATGGCAGCCGATTCCGAAGCCGACGCGGCCACGACGATCGTGTATTCCAACGCGCCGGTTTCTTCCAGCTTGCGCACCACGTTCATGATCGACGAAGCCTTCTGGCCGATCGCGACGTAGATACAGAAGAGGTTCTTGCCCTTCTGGTTGATGATCGCGTCGACTGCGACTGCGGTCTTGCCGCACTGGCGGTCGCCAATGATCAGCTCACGCTGGCCACGGCCAACCGGCACCATCGCGTCGATCGACTTCAGACCGGTTTGGACCGGTTCCGAAACCGACTTACGCCAGATCACGCCCGGAGCAATCTTTTCGATTGCGTCGGTCTTCTTCGCGTTGATCGGGCCCTTGCCGTCGATCGGGTTGCCGAGTGCGTCGACCACGCGGCCGAGCAATTCCGGACCCACCGGCACTTCAAGAATGCGGCCCGTCGTCTTGACGATGTCGCCTTCCGAAATGTGTTCGTACTCACCCAGAATCACGGCGCCGACCGAGTCGCGCTCGAGGTTCAGTGCGAGACCGAAGGTGTTGCCCGGGAATTCGAGCATTTCGCCCTGCATCACTTCCGACAGGCCGTGAATACGCACGATACCGTCGGTCACGGAGATCACGGTGCCCTGGTTGCGAACGTCTGCGCTCGCTTCAAGGCCCTGGATCCGGCTCTTGATCAGCTCGCTGATCTCAGAGGGATTGAGTTGCATTATTCGCTCCTGATAGTCAATTCTGTTGCGTGCCAGCCGCTTCAGCGCGTTAGGCGCTTCAGGCCGTCAGAGCCGTCTGCATGCTGGCAAGCCGCGCGCGGACCGAGGTATCGAGCACTTCGTCGCCAACCGTCACGCGCACGCCGCCGATCAACGACGAGTCGACTTCGACCGTCGGCTTCAGCTTGCGTTTGAACTTGCGTTCGAGACTTGCGACGAGGTCGTTCAACTGCGCGCCTTCGAGCGGGAATGCGCTGACGATCAGCACATCGGCCGCCCCTTCGCGGGCGTTCTTCAACTCTTCGAACTGCACAGCGATTTCCGGCAGCAAGGGCAGGCGATGGTTGTCCACCAGCATTTGCACCAAATTCTTCGCTTGCGCGTTGTCCTTGAGCGGCGACTTGACCGCGGTGAGCAGCAGTTCGCTGACCTGGGCGCGGCTTACTTTCGGGCTCGAGGCGATCGACAGCACTTCGGGCAGACGCGCAACCTGTGCCAGCTCCTGCACGAGCGTGGACCAGGCGGCGATGTCACCAGCTTCGGCCACGCCAAACAGCGCTTCTGCGTACGGACGGGCGATGGTTGCAAGTTCGGCCATGATCAGAGCTCGGCTTTCAGTTGATTCAGCAGGTCAGCGTGAGCTGCCTGGTCGACTTCGCGCTTCAGGATCTGTTCAGCGCCCTTCACAGCGAGTGCGGCGACTTCGCCGCGCAGCGTTTCGCGCGCTTTCACGACTTGCTGTTCCGCGTCTGCCTTCGCTTGCGCGATGATGCGAGCGGCTTCAGCCTGTGCTTGAGCCTTGATTTCGTCAGCGACTGCCACAGCGCGCTTTTCTGCGTCAGCAACACGTTGCTGACCGTCGTTGCGTGCCTGAGCGAGTTCCTGGTCGACGCGCTTGTGAGCGGCTTCGAGTTCTGCCTTGCCCTTTTCAGCAGCCGACAAACCGTCAGCAATCTTCTTCGAGCGCTCGTCGAGGGCGTTGATCAGCGGCGGCCACACGAACTTCATCGTGAACCACGCGAGGATCAGGAACACGACCATTTGCGCAAACAGGGTTGCGTTGAGATTCACGGTGTTTCCTTAAACGTTGCTAGTTCGGAAAGTGAAACGGCAAGGCGCTCATCGATTCTGTATTCGATCAGCGCCCGAGTGCCCGTTCCGCCCTGCGCCCTCACTAGTTATAGCTCAGGCGCAAACTTCCGAGGAACCTCAGCCTGCCAGCTTCGACAGCAGCGGGTTCGCGAACGCAAACAGCATTGCCACACCAACGCCAATCAGGAACGCCGCATCGATCAGACCAGCCAGCAGGAACATCTTGGTTTGCAGCGGGTTCATCAGTTCAGGCTGACGTGCACATGCTTCGATGTACTTGCCGCCC
This genomic stretch from Paraburkholderia dioscoreae harbors:
- a CDS encoding F0F1 ATP synthase subunit delta, with translation MAELATIARPYAEALFGVAEAGDIAAWSTLVQELAQVARLPEVLSIASSPKVSRAQVSELLLTAVKSPLKDNAQAKNLVQMLVDNHRLPLLPEIAVQFEELKNAREGAADVLIVSAFPLEGAQLNDLVASLERKFKRKLKPTVEVDSSLIGGVRVTVGDEVLDTSVRARLASMQTALTA
- the atpG gene encoding F0F1 ATP synthase subunit gamma: MAGMKEIRGKIKSVQNTRKITKAMEMVAASKMRRAQERMRAARPYADKVRDIAAHMSRANPEYRHPFMVANEGAKTAGIILVTTDKGLCGGMNTNVLRASLQKFKELEGQGKTIEATAIGTKGLGFLSRLRAKVVSNVVHLGDTPHLEKLIGAVKVQLDLYSEGKVSAVYLAYTRFVNTMKQEPVIEQLLPLSADQFERKEEDGATPSTQWDYIYEPDAQAVVDELLVRYVEALVYQAVAENMASEQSARMVAMKAASDNAKTVINELQLVYNKSRQAAITKELSEIVGGAAAV
- the atpA gene encoding F0F1 ATP synthase subunit alpha — translated: MQLNPSEISELIKSRIQGLEASADVRNQGTVISVTDGIVRIHGLSEVMQGEMLEFPGNTFGLALNLERDSVGAVILGEYEHISEGDIVKTTGRILEVPVGPELLGRVVDALGNPIDGKGPINAKKTDAIEKIAPGVIWRKSVSEPVQTGLKSIDAMVPVGRGQRELIIGDRQCGKTAVAVDAIINQKGKNLFCIYVAIGQKASSIMNVVRKLEETGALEYTIVVAASASESAAMQYLAPYAGCTMGEYFRDRGQDALIVYDDLTKQAWAYRQISLLLRRPPGREAYPGDVFYLHSRLLERAARVSEEYVEKFTNGEVKGKSGSLTALPVIETQAGDVTAFVPTNVISITDGQIFLETDLFNAGIRPAINAGVSVSRVGGAAQTKVVKKLSGGIRTDLAQYRELAAFAQFASDLDEATRKQLERGRRVTELLKQPQYQPLQVWELAVALFAANNGYLDDLEVAQVLPFEKGLRDYLKSKHADLIKRVEDTKELSKDDEALLHTALKDFKKSGAY
- a CDS encoding AMP-binding protein, coding for MATHVSGEGALIEPKDGLSYVRGPTDIPLSEATVGQFLRDTAERFPDRPAVVFREQRIRWTWQEFAEEVDVLAAGLLALGIVKGDRVGIWSPNRVEWLLTQFATARIGAVLVNINPAYRLAELEYALNKVGCKAIIAAERFKTSMYLEMLQELAPELAAQAPGELHASRLPELRYVIRMCDTETPGMLSFSDVIEQGRASLDVPKLDAIGATLSCRDPINIQFTSGTTGNPKGATLTHRNVVNNARYIAMAMRLTEQDGLCIPVPLYHCFGMVLSVLACVSVGANMVFPGEGFDPAATLAAVAEEQCTALHGVPTMFIAELDHPDFATYDLSRLRTGIMAGSPCPIETMKKVVSRMHLGEITIAYGMTETSPVSFQSSTTDPLDKRTTTVGRIQPHLEVKIVDPLGNIVPVGETGELCTRGYSVMQGYWDDEAKTRESIVDGWMHTGDLATFDAEGYCNIVGRLKDMLIRGGENIYPREIEEFLFRHPKIQSVQVFGVPDSKYGEEVCAWVVLRSGEQASAEEIQQFCQGQIAHYKVPKYIRFVDELPMTVTGKVQKFIMRERMISELKLREDKTA
- the atpE gene encoding F0F1 ATP synthase subunit C, translating into MQAFIANIQGLTAIGIGIIIGLGAIGACIGIGLMGGKYIEACARQPELMNPLQTKMFLLAGLIDAAFLIGVGVAMLFAFANPLLSKLAG
- a CDS encoding F0F1 ATP synthase subunit epsilon, with the protein product MATIKVDVVSAEEQIFSGQAKFVALPGEAGELGILPGHTPLITRIRPGAVRIEAENGEEEFVFVAGGILEIQPGAVTVLADTAIRGKDLDEAKAEDARKRAEEALQNTGSNLEYATAQAELAYATAQLAAIQRLRKLRGQH
- the atpD gene encoding F0F1 ATP synthase subunit beta, producing the protein MSTTALVEGKIVQCIGAVIDVEFPRDHMPKIYDALILEGSELTLEVQQQLGDGVVRTICLGASDGLRRGTTVKNTGKPISVPVGKPTLGRIMDVLGRPIDEAGPINSDVVRGIHQKAPAFDELSPSTELLETGIKVIDLICPFAKGGKVGLFGGAGVGKTVNMMELINNIAKEHGGYSVFAGVGERTREGNDFYHEMKDSNVLDKVALVYGQMNEPPGNRLRVALTGLTMAEHFRDEGLDVLFFVDNIYRFTLAGTEVSALLGRMPSAVGYQPTLAEEMGKLQERITSTKTGSITSVQAVYVPADDLTDPSPATTFGHLDATVVLSRDIASLGIYPAVDPLDSTSRQIDPNVIGEEHYAITRGVQQTLQRYKELRDIIAILGMDELAPEDKLAVARARKIQRFLSQPFHVAEVFTGSPGKYVPLKETIRGFKMIVEGECDHLPEQAFYMVGTIDEAFEKAKKIQ
- the hemE gene encoding uroporphyrinogen decarboxylase, translating into MAHKLLNDTFLRALLRQPTDYTPIWLMRQAGRYLPEYNATRGRAGSFLGLAKSPAFATEVTLQPLERYPLDAAILFSDILTVPDAMGLGLEFVTGEGPKFARPVRTEDDVARLAVPDIDATLRYVTDAVREIRTALTDAQGRQRVPLIGFSGSPWTLACYMVEGGGSADFRTVKSMLYARPDLMHRILDVNARAVAAYLNAQIEAGAQAVMIFDTWGGALADGVYQRFSLHYIQQVVSQLKRDHDGEKVPVVTFTKGGGLWLDEIAETGVDAVGLDWTVNLSKARERVGGKVALQGNIDPSVLFAPPAAIRMEARAVLDSFGNHPGHVFNLGHGISQFTPPEHVAELVDEVHRHSRAIRSGAHAPA
- a CDS encoding F0F1 ATP synthase subunit B → MNLNATLFAQMVVFLILAWFTMKFVWPPLINALDERSKKIADGLSAAEKGKAELEAAHKRVDQELAQARNDGQQRVADAEKRAVAVADEIKAQAQAEAARIIAQAKADAEQQVVKARETLRGEVAALAVKGAEQILKREVDQAAHADLLNQLKAEL
- a CDS encoding transporter substrate-binding domain-containing protein yields the protein MNKATLALLGALTGVLMHIGAAWAQSTAAAAPSRLDEIIARGTLRACTTGDYKPYSFYKADGQFEGIDIDMTESLAKSLGVKTEYVKTTWSNLMNDFVARCDVGVGGVSPTLERQKRAFFTQAYMVDGKTPIVRCDDVSKYQTVAQIDQPATRVIVNPGGTNERFAKQYFPHANLTVYPDNVTVFKQILAGKADVMVTDASETLLQQKLNPGLCSVHPDKPFQYGEKAWLLPRGDVALQEYVDQWLHLARATGEYQAISDKWLK